CTCGGCCGGTCGAAGGGCCGCCGGGTCAACTCCGCGTTCCTCCAGTACACCCACCGGGAGACGGGGGAGCAGTCGTTCGGCGGCTACGTCGTCGTCGAGGTGGACGACGCCCCGCCGTTCGACGTCGACGTGCGGCGGATCGGCACGCTCGACCGGATCGACTGCGAGCGCCACGGCGAGCGCGGTGTCCAGTTCCACGCGGCGTTCGACGGCTGCATGTACTGCGCCGAACCGACGATCCTCATGCGCGAGCTGGCCGCTTCGGCGTTCTACGGGCTCACGCACGACGCCGACCGCGACGCCGTCGCCGACGGCGCGCTCGTCGACTACGCGGTCGACCTGTGGGACGACCCGCCGGACGGGTTCCGGGACGAGTTCGCGGCGTACCTCGACGACATCGAAGACGACCGATACGCCCCGCTCGCGCGAACGGAGGGCGGGAACCTCGTCGTCGCGGCGGAGAGCTACGCGTACTGAAGGCGGGCACGGGTCCGCTCGCGCGCCGGTCAGACCAGCGGGATCGCCGGCGCGGGATAGATCGACGTGACGCCGAGGTAGAGGGTGGCGAACACGCCGAGCAGGACGAACGTCCGGACCGACCAGAGCCACGCGACCGCGAACGTCTCGCCGCCACCGGTGCCCTTCTTGATCTCGTCGACGGCCTCCGGGCCGTACACCCACCCGACGAAGATCACGCCGAGCAGGACCGAAACGGGCAGCAGGACCTGATACGCCAGCGTGTCAAACCAGGTGAGCCACGCGGTGTTCCACGCCGACAGCGTCCCGAGGGCAAAGAGCGCGCCGGCGAAGCCGAAGGCGACCTTCGCGCGGTCGAACCCGTAGTTGTCGACGAGATACGCCGTCACGACTTCGAGCAGGCTGATCGCCGAGGACAGCGCGGCGATGAGGACGACGAGGAAGAACACGACGCCGAGCGCGCGGCCGGCCATCCCGAGGTTGCCGAAGGCCTGCGCGACGGAGACGAACAGCGCGCCGGCCCCGCCACCGGCTGCGGCGTCCGGAACGCTGCCGAACTGGACGAACAGCAGCGGGATGACCACAAGCCCCGCGAGCAGCCCGACGAACGTGTTCAGCACGACGATGAGGCCGCCGTCGGCCGGCAGGCTGTCGTCCTCGCTCAGGTAGGAGGCGTAGGTGATCATCGCGCCCATCCCGAGCGACAGCGAGAAGAAGGCCTGGCTGACCGCGAACGGCACGACGTTGCCGAGGTTGTTCGCCAGGTACTCGAAGTCCGGCGAGAGGTAGAAGCCGTACGCCGGCCCCGCGCCGTCGAGCGTGAACGCGTACGCCGCGAGCCCGACGAGGATGACGACGATGGAGGGGACCATCACCTTCGTCGCGCGCTCGATGCCGTCCTCGATCCCGAACGCGACGATCGCGGCGGTAAGCCCCATGAACACGGCGTGGAAGGCGATCGCCTCCCACCCGACCGACACCGCGCCGAAGTACTCGCCCGCCTGACCGAAGTACGCGCCCGTCGCGCTGCCGATGACGTAGCGGATCACCCAGCCGCCGACGACGCTGTAGTACGAGAGGATCCACAGGCCGGTGAACAGCCCCAGCGCGCCGACGACCGTCCAGCCCGGCTTGCCGAGGCGTTTGAACGCCTCCACCGCGTTGATCTCCGCCCGCCGCCCGACGACGAACTCGCCGAGGATCGCCGGCAGGCCGATCAGGACGGCGGCGAGCAGGTAGACGAACACGAACGCCGCGCCGCCGTTCGTGGCTGTTTTGAACGGGAACTGCCAGATGTTCCCCAGTCCGACCGCGCTGCCGACCGCCGCGAGGATGAACCCGAGGCGGGTCCCCCAGGCTTCGCGTTGTGCCATGTGTGTCGCCGTCTCAACGATGACGCGGAAAACGGCTTGCCATTCGGTAGCGTTTTGCTGGTCGTTAGCGAACGACAGCCGACGGCGGTCGGCGCGTGATATTCATGCTTCAACCGAAGCGTAGCTCTCTCGGCCTCGTATTCACTCGGCCGTGTGAGAGCTACGCAGCAACGAAGCCTGATTCTCGCGGCCTCACACCTGTTCGGCCGTGCGAGAATCAGGCTTCATCGAAGCATGAATTTCGTGGGCTCGCATCGGCTCGCCCATGTGAAATTCATGCTTCGCCGTACACGGGCACCGCGGCCCCGCTCGTCACGCTCGCGCCGTCGCTCGACAGGAACGCGACCACGTCCGCGATGTCGGCCGGGTCGACCCACGACTCGTGGTCGGCGTCGGGCATCATCTCGCGGTTCATCGGCGTGTCGATGACGCTCGGCATGATGGCGTTGGCGCGCAGGTCACCCTCGTTTTCCTCCGCAATCGTCTCGGTGAGGATCCGGATCCCCGCCTT
This sequence is a window from Halostella salina. Protein-coding genes within it:
- a CDS encoding metallophosphoesterase family protein: MAQRFLVFGDHHGDTESLERLLDDTEGERFDFAVHVGDFTDAMREDRATAAEQLRAVEPYLETVADRTRHDLVWVYGNRDYFGDFDYDLDVGTRVPDEGTVTVGGQRFANSPAAVESDVILVTHMETWRLLDHFDGRAHFCGNTHLGRSKGRRVNSAFLQYTHRETGEQSFGGYVVVEVDDAPPFDVDVRRIGTLDRIDCERHGERGVQFHAAFDGCMYCAEPTILMRELAASAFYGLTHDADRDAVADGALVDYAVDLWDDPPDGFRDEFAAYLDDIEDDRYAPLARTEGGNLVVAAESYAY
- a CDS encoding sodium-dependent transporter, encoding MAQREAWGTRLGFILAAVGSAVGLGNIWQFPFKTATNGGAAFVFVYLLAAVLIGLPAILGEFVVGRRAEINAVEAFKRLGKPGWTVVGALGLFTGLWILSYYSVVGGWVIRYVIGSATGAYFGQAGEYFGAVSVGWEAIAFHAVFMGLTAAIVAFGIEDGIERATKVMVPSIVVILVGLAAYAFTLDGAGPAYGFYLSPDFEYLANNLGNVVPFAVSQAFFSLSLGMGAMITYASYLSEDDSLPADGGLIVVLNTFVGLLAGLVVIPLLFVQFGSVPDAAAGGGAGALFVSVAQAFGNLGMAGRALGVVFFLVVLIAALSSAISLLEVVTAYLVDNYGFDRAKVAFGFAGALFALGTLSAWNTAWLTWFDTLAYQVLLPVSVLLGVIFVGWVYGPEAVDEIKKGTGGGETFAVAWLWSVRTFVLLGVFATLYLGVTSIYPAPAIPLV